AAACGAAAAATGAGCCGGGATATTTCCCTAAAGTTTGTTCCAGTTGATCTAGTTTTGCTTCAAAAGCTGCTTGTAAATTTGCCAACTCATTAGCATCAGAAATCGGTTCTCTGAGAAATTTGTAAGCGATATCTCTGAAATCACTAGTGTCTGCATCCTCAATCCACTGTCTTGCAATAGCATTTTCTTCTGGATTTTCTGGTAATAATGGATGCTCCTTAAATCGCTCTTCCAAAGCTAAGAGAATATCTTTAGATTCGTAAACTAAATCACCTTGAATTTTAACTGCTGGTACTAAAGTTGTAGGAACTAAATCTGTATACCATTTAGGTTTATTACTTAGGTCGATAAACTCAGTTTCAAAAGGAATTGCCTTTTCTTCTAATGCAAACCAAACTCTCTCACAAAAAGGACACCAAGAGTTAGTATCACGATAGAGCAATACTGGTGGTGCTGTATCTGGGGGAAGTTTATGCAAACTGCTAGGAATGGGAGCAGTAGAAGGCGATTGTCCAGGTCTACGTACTCGGCGGGTTGAGGTATTTTTTCGGGCAGTTTCTAACAGTTCATCCCAAGTAGATAGTATGTTTTGAATGCTCATTTTTCACCTTTTAATTTAAGCTATTTTTGGCTGATAGTTGCAGGGGTAATTGCGGCATATTGCTCAGTGGTGAGCATAGCTTCTTGAACATTGAGTGGTTTGGGTAGCAAGCCATTTCTATAGAAATAATCAGCAACTTTTTGTTGTTGAGCAATTAGTTCAGAACTAATTGCTCTTCTGCCAAAGGTGCGGCGATCGATCACTTTTTGCATTACATCTAATTCTAATTTCTGTTCCGGTGCAATCAGCTTGGCAGTTTCTTGAGGATTTGCTTCTGCCCATTGTTCAATTTTATCTATTTCCTCAATGACTATTCGCACTAATTCAGAATTTTCTTGAGCAAATTGTCTACGTCCAACATAATACCCACCAGGTGAATCAATCCCTCTTGCATCCCGAAGTATCCGCACTCTGCCCAGTTTCTCTGCTAAAGCTAGATGAGGATCTCCTGTTACCCAAACAGGAATATTTCCCTCTATAAATGCACCACGCGATTCCACAGTCGGCATACTTAAAACTTGAATATCGCTGTATTTCAAACCGACATCTTCTAAAGCTCTGAGGATAAAATAGTGGGAAGCAGAAGCTTTTTGGAATACAACTTTTTGCCCTTTAATGTCTGCTATTGTCTTAATAGGAGATTCAGGTGGAACAGCAATTACGCTTCCTCTCCCAGTCTCAGAAGTGGTTTTTTGTCCAACTAAATAAACTATTTGAGCACCCGCAGCTTGAGCAAATATTGGTGGAGTTTCCCCAACGGAACCTATATCAATTTTACCAACATTCATGGCTTCCATAAGTTGTGGCCCTTGGGCAAATTGCGCCCATTCCACTTTGATACCTAAAGGTTCTAAGCGTTTTTCTAATACACCTGTAACTCTAACTAAATCTCCTGCTTGTTGATACCCCATACGAATCACTTTAGTCTGGATTACAGTGGGATTTACACTAACAGGATTTGTGGTGTTAATGGTATTACTAATTGGAGTAGCTGGAGAAGTAAGAGTTGTTGCATTTTTGTTTGATGTGCCACAACTGCCTAATATTAATGTAGTGGATAAACTTGCTAAACCAGGTAATACAACTTTGACGAAATGACGACGGGGAATTTTAATTTTTGAAATCATTGGTTTTTGAAATTTTTTACTCTAGGTGAAGGGGTTTTAGATT
The sequence above is a segment of the Phormidium ambiguum IAM M-71 genome. Coding sequences within it:
- a CDS encoding aliphatic sulfonate ABC transporter substrate-binding protein, with protein sequence MISKIKIPRRHFVKVVLPGLASLSTTLILGSCGTSNKNATTLTSPATPISNTINTTNPVSVNPTVIQTKVIRMGYQQAGDLVRVTGVLEKRLEPLGIKVEWAQFAQGPQLMEAMNVGKIDIGSVGETPPIFAQAAGAQIVYLVGQKTTSETGRGSVIAVPPESPIKTIADIKGQKVVFQKASASHYFILRALEDVGLKYSDIQVLSMPTVESRGAFIEGNIPVWVTGDPHLALAEKLGRVRILRDARGIDSPGGYYVGRRQFAQENSELVRIVIEEIDKIEQWAEANPQETAKLIAPEQKLELDVMQKVIDRRTFGRRAISSELIAQQQKVADYFYRNGLLPKPLNVQEAMLTTEQYAAITPATISQK